DNA from Fusarium falciforme chromosome 7, complete sequence:
CTTCTTTGACTAGCAACACGTACCTGGCTGTTTGTATTCCACCACCAGCTCCCGCGGAAAGCCACTGATCGGGAAGAATTGATTATTTGAACTGAATGAGGAATTATCCTGGAGACAAGGGGAGATGTGGATGAGAGAGTTTTCCTTGTGTATGTGAAACTCGATGACCCCCAGTTCAAAGGTTCCCCTCACACACGTCATGTTGAAGATGTTTTCTGAAAGCAAAACTGTGATTTCTTCAGAGAGATAGCCATGTTCCTAAACGATGAAGTAGGAAGCAAAGTCCCCACTGACGAAACGTCGAAGGAAACTCTCGAGAGCCTTCAAGTCATCAGAATGGTTGACAAACCTGCAAAGAAGGCGGCTTGTAGTCATATGCAAGCAACAGAACGTTTTTTTGGACGGGGACAACAAACCCTGGCGCCAAAATCCGCTTCTGTTCTCCTTGATTCGACTGGGATCTGCTTCTCTATTTCGCTTCAGATACCTGGTAAACTTGTGTTCAACATCATCCATCCCTGATACATCGCCAAACCTGGGCACATTCTTCGCAAGGCCAGGGCTGATACTCACGTAACGTTGCTCTCCGTTTGGGATCGAACGACCATGGAGTAGAGCGTTCTCAGCCAAGAACAGCTCCCAGATACGATTGGCTTTTCGGTCTCTGGCCGATGTGCGAGAGGTAAGGCGCAATCGTCTCGAAGGAAGAGCTATTCCATGTAGTGAGGGGATGAATTGTCAAACCAACAGCAAGTGAGGATTGGGAGTCATGGGCCGTCGTCGTTATCTTGTCTCAGTCCAGGTGCGGAATAATACCGCCCTATGACTCTTGATATGCGGGTCTATGGCATAGCCACACTTGGCTCTAGAGTCCAGTTGCCCTATGACTCATGGAATGTGCATTAGGAGCATCGCCTCATCCAAGTTTCAAATAACACCATTCATCATGTTCCCCATATATTTGTTACAAGTGGCATATAAATTAAACGCGAGAAACCACGAAATGCGCTACATGATGAGGCATCTCGATATttctcagccatggctgTAAGTTTATTCATCGTGGTGTTGTACGATGTGGTGTTGACCAATTGTAGACAACTTATCCTCAACTCGTATTGTTCGGCGACTCTTTGTTGCAAGGGTCCATAGATATTCAAGACGGCTTTTCCTTCCAAGCCGCACTTCAAACCCGTATGTATGCCTTTAACCTTTTTGTACTTGACTAAGTATTGCCGCAGGTTTGATACGACGTCTTGATGTTGTGAATCGCGGGTTCGCAGGCTGGAATTCCAAGAACGCCCTCGAATATCTTCCCAAGATATTTCCAGCACTCAACGATCAGTCACCGAAACTGGATTATCTTGTAAGCCAGACGAAAACTCCAAGCCAGATACCTTGAACTAATGGAGATAGATTGTCTTGTTTGGTGCGAATGATGCCATTGTCCCTCATCCCGCTTCAACGAGGGATGTGTCGCTCGATGATTATAAGCTCAACTTGATCCGCCTTATCAACCATGCCCACATTACATCTCATAGACCGAAAATTCTTCTGGTCACACCAACCCCGGTGGATGAGGACAAGCTTAATAGCCTGGGTCATGAACCTCGAACTTTGGCTCACACGAGATTATATGCTGAGGCAGTTCGGGAAGTCGCCAAAGAAAATTCGGACATAATTCTTATTGACCTATGGCAAGCTGTGGTGGAAAAGGCGACACATACGACAGCCCAGGACATCACGTCAAATCTGGCAGCAGAATTGCCCGCTGCCAACTTTGACGGCCTTTTTACTGATGGGCTGCACTTGAGCGCAGTAGCGTATAAACTTTTATACGACCTCGTTACTCCTTATCTTCCAGAAGGGCATCCCTCCCAGTATGTCTATCCGGACTGGAAGGACCTTGttaattagccttttttattCCTCTAGTCTCTGCTGTTGTCGGCAAGGCCTCTTAACAAGCCCGATCCTAGATGGTCAACGATTTCAAGCATACCTCTACTATGAATAGAGCTACATATTACGAGCGTGATTTAGCTGTGGCCAGTGAGTGCGGATATTAAGCGCTAAAACTCGATGGGTCAACTCATATCGAGGCACATGCCCAACCCTATGTAGCTGGATGTCTCGGATGGACAAGTTGTGTTCTCGTTTATTGCAAAGCTTGGAAAGACTCTACCctccttaagacctatattCTTAGGTACTGAGGGTCTCTAATTTCCAATCGCAAATATGATGCACCGTTATAGTTGGGCAACTTGTGTTCCCATGAATCGAATTTGTTAAAACTAGTCAAACAAAACGATCAAGTCCTCAATGTTAATTACCAGTTTGCTGTTTGGCAGCCTGTGCTTGTCACAGCTTTTCTTCAGTCTCACCGCGAGCGAATCACACATGGGTACCGGTAAACATATTGTTTGAAACGGCGGTAAGTATACTGACATCCAACACAAGGGCAAAAGACGCAATAATTCCTACAGGGGCGTATTTCTTGCCCGGTCCAAGGCATCCGATCATATCCAAAGCCTCCCTTTGGACTGAGTACCCCGCCCTACCACCAAAATTGCCGACGGGAAGGGACGGAAAGTAGAGAGATATTGTCAGGTAAATTTCTCCAGTCCTGACACCAGTTGGCTCCATGAGGTCTTTGCGACACTGGCGGTATCCTGACCCAGGGCTATGAACATTGCGGCGAGGATGTTTGCCGTGTTAATATTGGATCCGAACTGCCCGTTacggccttctccttcttcaccaatTTTCAAGACATTGTGCAATCTTTCAGTGTCAAGGCCTAGTATCTTCTCATAGGAGGCTGCTGTTAGCGTTCCCTaggcgatggcctcgacgacctGGGTGCCTGAGACTTTTCCGCAGGATGGTTTCTTGTCTGATTCCATCTGGCCCTCGATAAAGAAGTCCTTGATCGCGTACTTGTCTGCATACTTCTTTCGGAGCATGCCACATGCATAAGAGGTGGCCTTGGTTGTCATGTTCTGTCCGGCAGCGTCCCCGCAAGAATAACTGCAAAAAAGATGAACATGAACCCGATGCCTGATGATTTTAACTCCTTCAAGTTGACGAAACGGCCCGTCGACTTTGCCCACTCCGTAAACTCGTGTTGCAATGTCGGAACCGCCCTGTAAAAGCCTATCGTAGCGCTAGGAtctttgaagatgaagacgggACCTTAGGGCATGCCGTCTCTAAACACTTAAACAGCACTCCGCCAGAGGCATCAAAGGCTTTTCTGCCGCGGGAGAAATTGACAACGAGCGTCACTTCGTACGTTCCGAGCGGTGCGTACAACTTTCTGTCAACGCCGAGGCCGACAATCCGTAAAGGGCCGGCTAGACCGAGGGTCACTTTGGTAAAGCCTACAAAGTTCTCAACTTTGATGGAGGAAAGGTCTTGATCGTGTTGAGAGGTTTGAACGAGACCCAATTCGCGGGCTCGCTCTTTCATTTCCTGGGCTCTGTTGGAAGTCATCGCTGCTGATTTTGAAGCGTCGGATGCTTCTTTTTCTCTGAGGGATTAAAAGCCCCAATCCAAGACGTGCCATAGACTCCCATTTAAAAGAAGAGTCCTCGTATCAAGCGCGCCTCAACTGGGGCGTCTTGATACAGCTTGGGGAATTATTGGCCACATTACGGCCTTCCCTGGCCCATTCTCAATAGCTTCAATGTTGTTTCAGCGCACAATGGTTCCCGTTCTGGACCCCTGCCGACATTCTGGGTCCTCTAAGACATCAATCTTAGGTCCATATCATGACCTCGGCAGGAGGAGCGGGCCTGCTCGAAGGCCTTTCCCCGATCAAGAGTGTCATTCTGGACTCTTGGGAGGGTGTCGTGCGGAAGAGGAATTATGGTGCGCACTGGAAGTTGGCATGCAATGCCTCAAGGTTTTCAACACCCCCTGTAGGATCTGATCTCCTTGTTACTTGCGTTTACCAAGCTCAATAGCTAGCGCTTTTTGTACGCTACGCCGTGGGTTCTGCGAATAAAAGATTTTCCCAAGTCAAAGCAACTTGGCACGGCAGATTTGGTCTCATTCTGAGTTGCGAGTTGGGCAATTAAGCACGACTGTGGTTGTACTCGACATCCTGTAGTTCAACGCTGAGCTGCTAAGTATCTCGTTACCCAGGTACATAGAAGTTGCGGCTCTACATAGCAAGCAGTGCAGAGTTGTATTCATAAGCAGAGGGCTAAAGGAAAAGAAGCTCGCGTGCTATGTAGGTAGGAAGAAACTAGAGAATTACGACTTTTGTCTAATCTAAGAAACATACTTCTATGTTTTAACTGGGTAGGCAGGGAACGTAAATCTTGAAACGCACACCTCCTCCATCCTTTATGCCCCAACATTCCTCACTTTCTGCAGCTGCACGTCTCTAATGCTAAGTCTGTCCTGTGACCCAAGACTGAAATCAGCACTTTGATCACCCAACGGAATTGGAACCTCTATCCGAGAGTAGTCGCCTGGGCCACTGCTGCCATTTGGGATGAAGAAGCGACGGTCGAAGCGAGATAAGGCGTATGAGTAGACCACGATGATCTCGATGGCAAAGTTGACGATGTAAAAGCAGGCTTTATGGTGGAACCACGCCGGATCGGTGATGGGACGTGTCACATAGCTAGTGCCAGCTCTGAAACCTGCACCGAAAGCTAAGAGCGTCGATGTCCCGGTGAGAAGGTAGACTTTCGTTTCCATCCTTCCTCGGCCGAAGGGTTCAACTTTCTCCGGGCTAGAAAGCAAGACGctgacgatggtgatgggtAATGGCAAGAAAGCCAATACTGCGATATAGGTAGCAGAAAAGAGCTGGATATGGCGAATCGTCTTCCGCACCCCAACGTCGAGGGTATAGAATGAATACACAACGGCGATTATGGTCATGATGAGTGTCCCAATAAGGCTGAATAGTAGAAACCGCGCTACCAATGTTGCAGGTTTTCCCCAACCCAGCCGCGGGTGGTAGGCTCGGAGGATGCGTTGGGCgaagaagaggttgatgacAAAGATCATTACAACACCTGCACTGTTGAAGACCTGGGAAGCGATGACGGTGTTGACTTGATGTGGCTTGgagccgacgacgatgcgtAGTGAACAGGCAACGATACGGGCGATAGAAAAGCCGAATAGGACAGCTGAGAACAGGAACTTGTGGCCACGTCGTCGATTCCGTATGTAGATGGtcatgttgaagatggcgctggcgaggaagaaggcaatAAAGACGCCGCAAATTGGATCATCGACGGAGGGAGTTGGATAGCCGCCGAGGGTTGCAACTGTTGTAACTAGATAAGGCCGTCCCTGAATGACGAATATTAGTGTGAGATCTTCAGCAAAACAAGACTCGGCTGAGAAGAGCCTACATTTATCTGAGCTTGTGGCACGTTGGCCTGGTTCTGACCAGTCGAAGACATGGTGGGAGTTGCTGAGCGAGCTATGCGGCGAAGACGGTGGCAGGCGCGTAGCCGTGACGACTGGCTAATTCTTTGCCTTCTCTTTTGTGTTGAAAGAGGCTAGGGAAGCTCTAGATATACGGCTGTAATGATTTGGTGACCCCAGGGCCAGCAGCCTAAGAGCTTTAAGAGTCTATTGGGCTCCAGTCAAGTGAAGCCCCTTATTACTGAAATTCCGCAATTGGCAGAGCCTAGCCAAGACCCGCCGCGGAGGGTCGGGCTCATCAACAGTGCGCCTCCAGGATTCGGGGTAATCGAGAGTTCTAAACGCGAAGCGCGAGAATCATCATGCAAATTTTTAGTGCCATATGGAGCGAAGAGTGGGAACTGGGTGCCCAATAGCGCCATGTCGTACGATGGCCTCTACGAGATTAGCAATCTTACTGTACGGAATCATGCAGTGAAAATACAAGGCAGGTCGGTAGAGGGTATAGGGCTGATGAATTTGGCCATATCATTAAATGTGGACGAGACAAGAAACAACGAGTCTGCTGTAAATTCTGTAGAGTGCATATGCTCAAACGATATAT
Protein-coding regions in this window:
- a CDS encoding SGNH-hydro domain-containing protein, which gives rise to MATTYPQLVLFGDSLLQGSIDIQDGFSFQAALQTRLIRRLDVVNRGFAGWNSKNALEYLPKIFPALNDQSPKLDYLIVLFGANDAIVPHPASTRDVSLDDYKLNLIRLINHAHITSHRPKILLVTPTPVDEDKLNSLGHEPRTLAHTRLYAEAVREVAKENSDIILIDLWQAVVEKATHTTAQDITSNLAAELPAANFDGLFTDGLHLSAVAYKLLYDLVTPYLPEGHPSQYVYPDWKDLVN
- a CDS encoding Hydroxymethylglutaryl-CoA reductase, whose translation is MTSNRAQEMKERARELGLVQTSQHDQDLSSIKVENFVGFTKVTLGLAGPLRIVGLGVDRKLYAPLGTYSCGDAAGQNMTTKATSYACGMLRKKYADKYAIKDFFIEGQMESDKKPSCGKVSGTQVVEAIA